Below is a window of 'Nostoc azollae' 0708 DNA.
CTATAAACAAATTCCCAGATGTTGCACAGTTTCCAAACCAGCAATAGTAGGCAAAATCGTAGATTTTCCACACCCTGAAGGACCAACCAACACCCAAAACTCACCATCAGGAATTTCAAAGGTAATATCCTCAATAACAGTAACATTGTTAAATCTACGCTGAATATTTTCCAGAAGAACTGTAGTCATGTTGGTAATTGGTCATTGGTAATTGGTCATTGGAAAAAGGCAAGAGGCAAGAGGCAAAATGTTGATTGATTTTTCCCAGTCCCTAATCCCCAGTGTCTAATCCCCAGTCTTCTAACTCCATGCAGGATGAGATAAAAGAGAAGACATTACCCGCACTCCACGCAGCTGATTAGAAAGGGGTAGATGACCTCTAGGGGCGCTTAAATCCCATGTGAACTCGTTGGGGTAGCGCGTCCATTGATTACCGTCCTTCCAGCCAATTTTTGGCCATAAACTTTCCCAGTTCTTACTCAACCCTAACCAAATTTCTCGCTGTATAGAAAAGCCAAATTTACCTTCCGAGTGAACCACCCAAAGATGATTAATTGTTTGTAAGTCCTGAGTTGGGAAATTTTCGACCTCAGTAAAATACAACCATCTTCTTTGTACAGCCTGTTGTCCAACTACTTCACACATTTTTTGGATCGTCAACAAATCAGCGGCTTGGAACTCTTGATGGATGAGTAATTGTTGCAAAGAATTGTAACTGATTCCACAGTCTGATTTTAGAGGTACAATCCCTTCAGGAAAGTAAGTTTCTAGAAATTCCTTGGCTGTCGGTGCATCAGAGTTGTAGACTACTTGGTAGGTTTTACCATCAATCCAAGTTGCTGGAGTGTAACGACGTTTCAGTAAAAATTCCTGCAACACCTCTAATCCCTCATTACCCAAGTCAGCTAACTGGGGGATAATTTGTTGTTGGACTTTTTGGGACCCAGCGATTAACTTTTGGCGCAGGGAGTCGATGTCATTAGCAGTGCCTGATAAAATCATTGGGTCTGTCATGCCATTACTCGTGTTAGCGGTTCAGTGAACAAACAAATCAGCTATTGGGCATTCTACAAAAATGAAGCACAGATAGCGAAAAGTAGTTTACTATTTTTGACTGTACAAAATAGCGACAGTTTAACTGAAACCTACATCTGAGTTACCAATAATTTACCAGGTAAAGCAGGGGATGATCTGCGCCTCAGACATCAGGAGTTCAGAAGAAGGCAAAAGGCCAGAGGCAAGAGTAAAAAACTTTCTTGAACTTCTGACTGCTAACTCCTGACTGCTGACTCCTTGATCTTCTTCTATTTGGAATGTATTAATTATGTACGAAAAGATTACCCCTCCGACGACTGGCGCAAAAATTATCTTCAAAAATGGTGAACCTGTTGTTCCTGATAATCCTATTATCCCCTTTATTCGCGGTGATGGAACAGGTATAGATATTTGGCCTGCAACTGAAAAGGTGCTTGATGCTGCAGTTGCTAAGGCATACAAAGGTACAAGAAAAATTAGCTGGTTTAAGGTTTATGCTGGCGATGAAGCCTGTGATTTATACGGTATATACCAGTATTTACCCCAAGATACTATCACGGTTATTAAAGAGTATGGTATTGCTATTAAAGGACCTTTAACTACTCCAGTGGGTGGTGGGATTCGTTCTTTAAACGTAGCATTACGTCAGATTTTTGACCTGTACGCCTGTGTGCGTCCTTGTCGTTATTACGCTGGTACGCCATCTCCACACAAAAATCCTGAAAAATTGGATGTAATTGTGTATCGGGAAAATACGGAAGATATTTATTTGGGGATTGAGTGGAAACAGGGAAGTGAAATAGGTGATCGCTTAATTAAAATTCTCAATGAGGAACTGATTCCCGCAACTCCAGAACACGGGAAAAAGCAAATTCCCCTCGATGCGGGTATTGGTATTAAACCTATCAGTAAAAGCGGTTCTCAACGCTTACTTAGGCGTGCTATTAAACACGCTTTGACTTTGCCCAGAAATAAGCAACAAGTAACTTTGGTGCATAAGGGCAACATCATGAAATACACCGAAGGCGCCTTTAGAGATTGGGGTTATGAACTAGCAACCACCGAATTTCGTAACGAAACGGTTACAGAACGGGAATCTTGGATTTTGGGTAATAAGGAGAAAAACGCCAATATCTCCTTAGAAGAAAACGCCAGAATGATTGATCCTGGTTTTGATTCCTTAACTCCAGAAAAAAAAGCGCAAATTGTCAAGGAAGTGGAAACAGTTCTTAATGATATTTGGGCAACTCACGGGAATGGGAAATGGAAAGAGAAAATCATGGTCAATGATCGCATTGCCGATAGTATCTTTCAACAAATCCAAACTAGACCAGATGAGTATTCTATTCTGGCGACAATGAACCTCAACGGTGACTATTTATCTGATGCTGCTGCGGCGATCGTCGGTGGTTTAGGCATGGGTCCAGGGGCAAATATTGGCGACTCCTGCGCGGTTTTTGAAGCCACTCATGGTACAGCACCCAAACACGCTGGTTTAGATAAAATTAACCCCGGTTCTGTGATACTTTCCGGTGTGATGATGCTGGAATTTATGGGTTGGCGAGAAGCCGCAGACTTGGTAAAAAAGGGTTTAGGGGATGCGATCGCCAATGCTCAAGTCACCTACGACCTAGCGCGGATGATAGAACCACCTGTAGAACCTTTAAAATGTTCTGAATTTGCTGACGTCATCATCAAATATTTCAGTTAATTTCAGTTAACTGTAGGGGTGGGGTTTCCCCGCCCTAATTCGTAATTCGTAATTAATTCCTAATTATTTATTCTTACAGTGTCCAATTTCCTATGTTACTTTTTTTAACCCACAAATTTAGGAAACATATATATATAGGCTGTAACATCATACTTAAGCCATTTAAAATCATAGCTTTTACTACCTAACCCGCACTGACTTTTTCTCCTACTTCGGACCCTAGTAGTCTGCCAAGGGAATTTTGCTGGGTTAAATACTCAGATATAAACGCTACATTTTTTTTACGTGCATCCTTGGTTTTAAAACCCCAATAAACACTGGGTTTTTGTTGATTACGCCGTGACTCCCAAGTAGCAATTTCAGAAGATAATAGTTCTACATTAGGAATACGTCGTTCTAAGCATTGGCGAGATAACACTGATAATTCAATTTCTACTTGATTCAACCAAGAAGCGTGTTTAGGAGTATAGTGAAACTCTAATTTCCGAATAATGCGGCGTGCTTCTTGTGGAGAGAAAACTTCATATAAAACACTTGGAGTATGAATGTTTAGGTTATCAACAAGTAAAGGTATCACATCAGCTTGGGGGTAATAAACATCTACTAGATCTCTTAATTGTTTAGCAAAATCAGCTTTTGTCCGACTTTGTGTAACTTCAATATGCCTCCACCCGGCTATTGGTTCAAAAAAGCCAAATAAATTTACAACACCATTGCGTTTATACTCACAATCATAACCTTCAGGCTGATATGGTTCTGGTGGCAAAGGAAGTCTTACTTCTTCTACTAATTGATATGGGCGTTCATCTACACAGAGTGTAGGTTTTTCCGGATCATATAGCTCATTGTACAAATCCAAAACATCTTCCATTCTGAACACATACTCTGGGTTAACTTCGGGAATACACCACTGTTCTTTTAACCACGGTTTAATTTCATTTTTTTTAGAGTTTGGTGTATTGTTTCGTCTGAAATTCAATCTATAATACCAACCTTCACTAAATGCTCCGCTAATAATTGCATTGTCCAACACACTCTTCCTTCTGGCGGATTAGAACAAGCAGTCGCAATCAAAAATGCTTCTTGTTTTTCATCTAATTTTTTGGGTTTTGGTGGATTTTCCCCATCCTTTAAAGCAAACTCTAATCCACCAATCACAAACTTTTCTCTTGTCCTTTCCACCGTGGCAACATGAACTCGAACTGCGGCAGCGCCGTGTCCGTTTCTCCCTCAGATGCCATTCAAAGAATGTTTGCACGGGTTATACTTCTTGCTTTGTGCTTTCCTTTTTTGAGGATTGCTTGCAGTTGTAAAATTTCCTCTTTGCTTAAATCTACAACATACTTTTTTGCCATGGTCAACCCCTTTTTTGACTAGTTTATCAATTAGAGGGGCTTACCCAGCAATATTGCCTTCGTGGACTACTAGTAAATTATTAGACCTCTTGCAGAATTAGTTTTATGTTATAATGGGGGATGTCTTGGTTTGAGTAAAAAAAGTTAGAGTTACAGAGTTATGTTTGAATTAACGCTCGCAAAGAACACCAAAAATACATAGAATCTAAAACTCTCTATCCATACCACAGAAACAATTTTGTAATAGGTCTATTAATTATTTCTATAATCCCACTTGAATCTACTATTCCTACTACTATCCCTAAATGGTCCATCTTTTGCAATTTAAGGTCTTTGGTACTAAACATGGCAATAAAAACTCCACAAAAGTATCTGTTTCAATTCTCTCATTTTTCTGTGGATTCAAAATATCCTTTCGGTTTTCTTATAGTAATTGAGGATAAAGCTTTCAATGATTTTGAACCAGGTTTTCCATAAACAACCTAAGAACTGAAGTTTCGTACTTAGTCGTATATAGTACTGATGTACTTAAGTTCATAGTAGTAATTACTATTGAGGTTGAATAAATTTGAGTCAAATCTCCCAGCGATTAGTTCTCATGTACTAAATAGATCCGTTTTGTTGGGGTGTGACAGTTGTGGGTGCGCAATGTGGGCTATATAGCTTTAACTCAAGATTTAGCAGCATTGCTAGGATGACAAGTTGATGTTGCGGAAGCGGAGAATTTACATGAGTTAATTAGAGATAAAATATTAAGTGAAGCTGTTTCATTATGAAATGGAAAATTATCGAGCAAAATTTATCTGAATTAAAATCACAAATTGCAGAAATTTTACAAAATTTAGGTGATAGTTAGCTAAATGTGAAGATGAGATAACCTCAAAATAGTAAGTTATCAACCGAACATTTTCTTATCTCACCAACTGCATAGCATCATTAAAAAACTGACGACATAAACCTTTAGTAATTAAAATAGTTGTCAACAAATTAACCACAGCTACCATAAAAATAATTAGAATTTCATAGGATACAGCTTCCAAAGCACATACTCCAGCTAATAACTGACCACTGGTGAAAGTCGGTATTGTCACCATGCCAATTAGCATCATTTGATTCAAAGTAGGAACAAATGCGGCTTTAACTGCGTCTTTGCAGTATTGGCTCACTGCTTGCTGAGGAGTTGCACCTAAACAGAGGTGAGTTTCTATTTCTGTGGGATATTGGTTAATATTGCTAACCAGTCTTTCTCCTGCCACTGCGGCGGCGTTCATGGCGTTACCAATTAATATACCCGCTAAAGGAATTAAATAACGTGGTTCATACCATCTGTCTAGTTGAATAATCAAGAAGTTGGTATACAGCAACGTTAAAGACGTACTCATAAAAATTGCCATCCAGACTAAAGGTAGTACCAGCGGAATTTTTTGGCTGATACGATTTCGTGCGACAATCGCCGTAATTGTGAGAATGATTGTTAGAGTTCCCAAAACAGACCAAATATTATCAACAGCAAAGATGAAGTCTAAAACGTATCCTAATACGATGAGTTGGAGGATAGTTCTACCCGTCGCTAAAGCTAAGTTTAATTCTAGTCCTAATTTTTCCCAGGCTGATAAACCAATAGCGATCGCCATTAAAGCCACAGCTAAAATCAAATCCACAAAATCCAGTTTAATCAAATCCGGCATGATCTTAGCTCCTTCCTGGGATTTTCTATTGACGATAAGTAGAACGACGTGAAAAAAAGTATGTAAAAAAATCTAACTTAGCCTGAAAACCTCTTCCCTATTCCCTATTGCCTTTCGGGTTTTCCAGTCTAACCCTGGGGGAAGGTGAAGCGCCTACATGGGGGAAACCACACCACTGGCTTTATGCCGGGAAACCCTTCCACCGCAGTGGCTCCCCAAAACTCCCCTGCTTCACCTCTTGCCTTGTCATAACGACGATTTTTAACCCCCACTTACTTATAACATTTGTTAGTTTGATGAGAACATGAACTTATCATATAACTCAGATATTGCAAGACTTTGAACTCTCTTCCCTGTCATATGTCACTTGCTATAGCCTAAATGGGAATAATTGAGAATTGAAAATTTGATTAGCAATCATCACCAATAAAAGGGTATCTTTTGTATCTCACCATAAAATAAGAATTATGATCCAAAGCGTGAATTCGATTCCAGCCTTTGATATAAAGCAGCAATATGCCACCATTCAAGCAGAAGTGAGTAATGCAGTTTTAGAAGTTCTTAGTTCTGGCCGTTATATTGGTGGGCCAGCAGTGGAAGGCTTTGAACAAAAGTTTGCTGCTTATAATGCTGTCAGTGAATGTGTAGCTTGTAATTCTGGTACTGATGCCCTATATTTGGCGTTGCGTGCTTTAGGAATTGGTGCAGGTGATGAAGTTATTACCACACCATTCACCTTTTTTGCTACCACTGAAGTCATTAGTGCTGTAGGTGCAACACCTGTTTTTGTTGATATTGATGCCACTACCTTTAATTTGGATGTAACCCAAATAGCAGCAGCAATTACACCCAAAACCAAGGCTATTATCCCAGTTCACTTATTTGGTTTACCTGTGGATATGACAGCTTTAATGACCATCGCCCAATCTCATAATTTAGCAGTAATTGAAGATTGCGCTCAAGCTACAGGTGCAAGCTGGAATGATCAAAAAGTTGGCAGCATTGGGCACATTGGTTGTTTTAGCTTTTACCCAACCAAAAATCTTGCTGGTTGCGGTGATGGCGGTGCAATTACAACTAATGATAGTGAGATCGCTGCTAAAGTGCGGATATTGCGAGAACATGGTAGCAAAGTAAGATACATTCACGAAGAAATAGGAGTCAACAGTCGTTTAGATGCCATTCAAGCCGTAATTCTCCAAATTAAACTCCGCTATTTAGAGATTTGGAATCAACAACGCCAAAAAATCGCCGCTTATTATTATCAATCCCTCAGTCAAGTCTCTGGTATCATCACACCCCAAGAACTACTAGGAGGAGTAGGAGTCTGGAATCAATATACCATCCGCGTTTCCAGCAAAGAAAGAAATGGTGCAAGTTCCAAATATCGGGACTGGGTACGGACTCAACTGCAAGAAAAAGATGTAAGTTCCATGCTTTACTATCCTCGTCCTTTACATCTGCAACCAGTTTATGAAAATCTGGGTTATCAACCAGGACAATTACCAGTATCTGAGCAAGCTTGTCACGAAGTCATATCTTTACCCATGTTCCCAGAATTGACACAGGAACAGCAAGATAAAGTAATTGATGCCTTGAAAGATTGTTTCAGCTAGGGACTGGGGAGATAAATCAAGTCAAAAGTCAAAAGACAAAAGTCAACAACTTCTACCTCTTGCCTTTTGTCTCTTGCCTATTCCCCATTGCCTATAGGAATTTATGCAAATGTGCGAGTACTTGCGGTTGCCAAAGCTTCAACTAAACCACGAACAGCAGCTATCATGGCAATTTCGCTATTGAGTTGGTTAATAGCAGAACCGACACCAACACCAGCAGCACCAGCAGCTATAGCTAGAGGAGCAGTCACATTAGAAATACCAGAAGCACACAAAACAGGCACAGAAACCGCACGAGAAATTTGATATGCTGCCGCTAGAGTAGGAGCAGCTTTTTCAATCAAACCCAAAGTACCACCGTGAGCAGGTTTACTGCTAGTACCACCTTCAGTTTGGATAATATTTGCACCAGCTTTCACCAAGTCTTCAGCCAGTTGTACCTGTTGGTCTAATTCTAGAATGTGAGGAACAGTCACAGATAGGGTAATTTCAGGTAACAAAGCACGAGTTTGATACGTTATGGCTAAAACTTCCTCGGCTTTAAATTTGCGACCTTGAGCATAAAAAGAATCGAAATTACCGATTTCAATCAAATCAGCACCAGCAGCCACAGCTTGCACAAATTTCTCCGGTTCAACTGCGGAAACACAAACTGGCAGATTTGTTAAACTTTTAGCTAATTTAACCAAAGCTGCATCAGCAGCAATATCAATGAAAGTTGGACCACCCAATTCAGCCGCTTTCACAGTAGCAGCAACACTTTCAGCATTGAAATTATTCAAACCACTGATTACTTTCAGGACACTGCGGTTAGCAAATGCACGTTGTAAGTTAGAATTCATTGTCATAATTCTTGTTTTGAGTCAGTCTATTGAGGTAGGAATATTTTTACACTATTATTATATAGACGCTGGAAACCAGAGGCTACAGCAAGAGACTTTAAGAACTCAAGACCATAGTGCTAAAGATGAAAAATAAGCTCTTAATCAAAAGACAATGAAAGCTTCGGAAAGTATAAATAAGCGAGATTGGTCATGGCCTTTTTGGCCTGCACTACGCACTCTATCCCTATGGTAAACTACTAACAGTATTTGGAGAAATATTCAAAGATAGCATTTGGACATTTGACCAATTACAAGGCATACTGTATACAGTTGTACTCATTCGGATGACCATTATCAAGCTACACGCAGGTTGTCTTTTGGTTGATGCACCTGTCATACCTACACCTGAATCTATCTGTTTAGTTCAGGAGTTGGAAGCAAAACATGGTAGTGTTAAATATATTATTATTTTGCCTACCAGTTCTGGTTTAGAGCATAAGATATTTGTTGGACCTTTTGGCAGAAAATTTCCCCAAGCTGTAGTTTATGTTACTCCTCATCAGTGGAGTTTTCCATTTAATCTACCACTGAGTTGGCTTAGCTTTCGCCAAAAACGAACTGTAGAACTACCAGAAAATATAGGAAATATTAATCAAAATCCTTTTAGTGATGAATTTGCATATGAAATTTTAGATATTAATTGAGGACGTGGTGCTTTTGTGAAATAATGCCACTTCCACAAAAGTACCACCTACTCTGTTACTTACAGATACTATAGTTTCTGTCCCAGAAAAACCACCAGGAATTTTACAATTAGAACCATATCCCCTATTATTTCACGCTAGAGAAAATGGACAGTAGGTTATAGAAGACAATCATAAAAATCGTCGTCAAGGACTGCAGAGAATATCTTGATTTGCGATTGATGTCTGTCCTAGTGCTTTAGAAGTTACGGGAATCAAAGAAATGTGGCAAAATCCTAAAAAATCACCAGACGGTTCCGCTAAAGCCTATTTTGGTTTATTTCCTCTATTAAACTGGGCTGATTCGCTGGCAAAATAAATGGCAACGCTCTTTTGATACCTTATGTGGAAATGGTCGCCCCTTTGTAGCACCGATTTTACACAATCTCATTCTTCCCCAGGCACCAAAACTAGTATTAAACTGGGCTGATAAAATTGCCAGTTGGGATTTTGATCAAATTATTTCTTGTCATTTTGATGCACAAATTAAAGCTAGTCCACTGAAATTTCGACAAGCGTTTAGTTTTTTGGAAAAAGAACCATTGCTTAGCGGGAAGTAAACAAAAATAAAGCCCAAATGTAGCCCAAACTGGCTTGATAAGAAGGAAACACGTCCGGATTCCAGTTGAACCAATCAATAAATAGAAAAGATATGGCTGTTCTCAACTCTTCTAAAGCTGCAGTAAAAGTATTCAAAGGTTTCTTAGCCCACCTTGGTCTTAATCCTCCAGTCCACTGATGGCAAAGAATAAAAGTGTAGGCACAGAAAACTAAAATAAAATGGCGCAGTCAACTGCTGTTATCTCCAACTTGATATTCGTTGAGTCCTAACCATCCCTTGGCTTCCCTGTAAACAACTTCTACCCAATTTCTTTGAGAATATCTATCAACTATCTATTGGGGTGTGACAACTGATGAAGAAACATTGGGCATAAAGTAGTCAATATCAGTGGCTTGAGAGAAAGTAGAACCGTTGATGAGGATAGCAATATTCCCCTTTCCAGTTAAGGGTGATATTTCTACTTCTTTAGTTACTACCCATAATATTTTGGTTTTATCTAACCCCAGTTGAATTTCTGTAAAAGCCTCTTGGGGTAAACTTTGTGCTAATTCATCTAACCTAATTATTTGTGGACTATCCTCTTGGTCACTGCTAAGGACTGTGGGATTTTTAGCTAATCCTCCTAAATACTTTAAATTCCAATTTTCTATCTTTAATAAGAAAGATGTATTGTGGCCATATCCAGGATCTATAATTACTATTCCTAGTTGATAATCACGGCTTAAGGTCAGATCTATTAATTTAATTCCTAACTCAGGTTTATTCTCAAATAGAGGCTCTTGTTTCCCTTTGAGTAAAGAATCACCGTGGTGATCTAACTCTATATGTAATGGTAAGCTTTTACTGCCATCATAATATATGTATGTGTTGTTACTACTACTATTCCAGTATCCCTTTTCCCAATTTCTCCAATATATTTTCTTCTTACTCCATCCCTAAGATTCCCCCTTTTTCTATGGACAGAATCATCAACTA
It encodes the following:
- a CDS encoding GUN4 domain-containing protein, with translation MTDPMILSGTANDIDSLRQKLIAGSQKVQQQIIPQLADLGNEGLEVLQEFLLKRRYTPATWIDGKTYQVVYNSDAPTAKEFLETYFPEGIVPLKSDCGISYNSLQQLLIHQEFQAADLLTIQKMCEVVGQQAVQRRWLYFTEVENFPTQDLQTINHLWVVHSEGKFGFSIQREIWLGLSKNWESLWPKIGWKDGNQWTRYPNEFTWDLSAPRGHLPLSNQLRGVRVMSSLLSHPAWS
- a CDS encoding NADP-dependent isocitrate dehydrogenase — protein: MYEKITPPTTGAKIIFKNGEPVVPDNPIIPFIRGDGTGIDIWPATEKVLDAAVAKAYKGTRKISWFKVYAGDEACDLYGIYQYLPQDTITVIKEYGIAIKGPLTTPVGGGIRSLNVALRQIFDLYACVRPCRYYAGTPSPHKNPEKLDVIVYRENTEDIYLGIEWKQGSEIGDRLIKILNEELIPATPEHGKKQIPLDAGIGIKPISKSGSQRLLRRAIKHALTLPRNKQQVTLVHKGNIMKYTEGAFRDWGYELATTEFRNETVTERESWILGNKEKNANISLEENARMIDPGFDSLTPEKKAQIVKEVETVLNDIWATHGNGKWKEKIMVNDRIADSIFQQIQTRPDEYSILATMNLNGDYLSDAAAAIVGGLGMGPGANIGDSCAVFEATHGTAPKHAGLDKINPGSVILSGVMMLEFMGWREAADLVKKGLGDAIANAQVTYDLARMIEPPVEPLKCSEFADVIIKYFS
- a CDS encoding ABC transporter permease → MPDLIKLDFVDLILAVALMAIAIGLSAWEKLGLELNLALATGRTILQLIVLGYVLDFIFAVDNIWSVLGTLTIILTITAIVARNRISQKIPLVLPLVWMAIFMSTSLTLLYTNFLIIQLDRWYEPRYLIPLAGILIGNAMNAAAVAGERLVSNINQYPTEIETHLCLGATPQQAVSQYCKDAVKAAFVPTLNQMMLIGMVTIPTFTSGQLLAGVCALEAVSYEILIIFMVAVVNLLTTILITKGLCRQFFNDAMQLVR
- a CDS encoding DegT/DnrJ/EryC1/StrS family aminotransferase; the protein is MIQSVNSIPAFDIKQQYATIQAEVSNAVLEVLSSGRYIGGPAVEGFEQKFAAYNAVSECVACNSGTDALYLALRALGIGAGDEVITTPFTFFATTEVISAVGATPVFVDIDATTFNLDVTQIAAAITPKTKAIIPVHLFGLPVDMTALMTIAQSHNLAVIEDCAQATGASWNDQKVGSIGHIGCFSFYPTKNLAGCGDGGAITTNDSEIAAKVRILREHGSKVRYIHEEIGVNSRLDAIQAVILQIKLRYLEIWNQQRQKIAAYYYQSLSQVSGIITPQELLGGVGVWNQYTIRVSSKERNGASSKYRDWVRTQLQEKDVSSMLYYPRPLHLQPVYENLGYQPGQLPVSEQACHEVISLPMFPELTQEQQDKVIDALKDCFS
- a CDS encoding DUF561 domain-containing protein codes for the protein MTMNSNLQRAFANRSVLKVISGLNNFNAESVAATVKAAELGGPTFIDIAADAALVKLAKSLTNLPVCVSAVEPEKFVQAVAAGADLIEIGNFDSFYAQGRKFKAEEVLAITYQTRALLPEITLSVTVPHILELDQQVQLAEDLVKAGANIIQTEGGTSSKPAHGGTLGLIEKAAPTLAAAYQISRAVSVPVLCASGISNVTAPLAIAAGAAGVGVGSAINQLNSEIAMIAAVRGLVEALATASTRTFA